The following proteins are co-located in the Apis mellifera strain DH4 linkage group LG11, Amel_HAv3.1, whole genome shotgun sequence genome:
- the LOC102655147 gene encoding uncharacterized protein LOC102655147 has translation MNIFQKTRRQCPDIFDIPYYKMVEKYFQLLGQDPRLKNEFRNFIVTVVVISISGNIVPTSIELYTSLCDKNMDAVIEGLPHFIAATISAVKILNVYFYRENFDKLFQFVTNEWNKLKLNNELHILDKTIIRGNRTAHLYRSALLIALVLFLLIPLISPMLDVFLPLNETRPRQQLLKVNYLVFNDDDYFFYVYLQLAWGSIIVVVTSVAVDSLLILIIHHCSGLFTVCGYQVQKVISNAKSFNGTVLNNYTYEQIKNCVIMHDEAIQFYNILNESNRNSYLIQVGLNMLAISATAVQAVVNLDRPEEAIRSAVFCGANQFHLFVLSLPGQVLLDHCSEFSNNIYSCIWYRAPVRIQKVLYIMQIRSKKLCTLSAGGLYEMNIENFGITFKTCMSYFTMIMSLK, from the exons ATGaata TATTTCAGAAAACCAGAAGACAGTGTCCCGATATATTTGACATTCCTTACTATAAAATggtcgagaaatattttcaacttttgGGGCAAGATCCGCGTTTAAAGAATGAGTTcagaaattttatagtaaCAGTGGTGGTGATTAGTATTTCGGGCAATATTGTTCCAACG TCAATAGAGTTATATACATCGTTATGTGACAAGAATATGGACGCAGTGATCGAGGGTCTACCACATTTTATCGCAGCTACCATCAGTGctgttaaaatattgaatgtatATTTCTATAGGGAAAac tttgacaaattatttcaatttgtaacAAATGAGTGGAACAAgctgaaattaaacaatgaatTGCATATTCTCGATAAAACCATTATAAGAGGAAACAGAACAGCACACTTATATCgca GTGCACTGTTGATAGCTTTGGTATTGTTCTTATTGATTCCATTAATTTCTCCTATGTTAGACGTATTTCTTCCATTGAATGAAACTCGCCCACGACAACAACTTCTCAAAGTTAATTATTTGGTTTTTAACGATgacgattattttttctacgTATATTTGCAACTTGCTTGGGGATCAATTATAGTTGTGGTGACCTCAGTTGCCGTAGATTCATTATTGATTCTCATAATTCATCATTGCAGCGGATTATTTACAGTTTGCGG ATACCAAGTGCAAAAAGTAATAAGCAATGCGAAATCGTTTAACGGaactgttttaaataattatacgtacGAACAAATCAAGAATTGCGTGATCATGCACGATGAAGCCATCCA gttttataatattctgaatGAAAGTAATCGAAATAGTTATCTTATTCAAGTTGGGTTAAATATGTTGGCCATAAGCGCGACAGCTGTCCaa GCAGTCGTAAATTTGGATAGACCAGAGGAAGCAATTAGAAGCGCTGTATTTTGCGGGGCTAATCAATTCCATTTATTCGTACTCAGTTTACCTGGACAAGTACTCTTGGATCATTGCTCTgagttttcaaataatat ATACAGTTGCATATGGTATAGAGCACCTGTACGAATTCAAAAAGTACTCTACATAATGCAAATAAGGAGTAAGAAATTATGTACGTTGTCGGCAGGTGGATTGTATGAAATGAACATAGAAAATTTCGGCATA acTTTTAAAACGTGCATGTCGTATTTCACAATGATAATGTCGCTGAAATAA